A window of the Melospiza melodia melodia isolate bMelMel2 chromosome 25, bMelMel2.pri, whole genome shotgun sequence genome harbors these coding sequences:
- the LOC134429269 gene encoding mitochondrial import receptor subunit TOM40B-like isoform X4 — MGNAEGRAPRRAQPRGNPGSFDELHRLCKEVFPPQMEGVKLIVTKTLSSHFQVTHTVHMSTLGPSGYRFNATFVGDRQLGPTEVFPMLLGDMDSSGSLNAQALHLLGDHLRAKAVFQFDGEYRGEDCTATLTLGNPDLLGGSAPNWVTTLNVGYGGAHASYYHRANEQVQVGVELEANTRLQESTFTFGYQLTLPGANAVFRGLLDSNWSVGGVLEKKLPPLPVTLALGAFLNHCRSRFHCGFTVTVG; from the exons ATGGGCAACGCCGAGGGCCGGGCCCCGCGCCGGGCCCAGCCCCGCGGCAACCCCGGCAGCTTCGATGAGCTGCACCGGCTCTGCAAAG AGGTGTTCCCGCCGCAGATGGAGGGGGTGAAGCTGATCGTCACCAAGACCCTGAGCAGCCACTTCCAG gtgACACACACGGTGCACATGAGCACCCTGGGCCCCTCCGGCTACCGCTTCAACGCCACCTTCGTGGGGGACCGCCAGCTGGGGCCCACCGAG gtgttcccCATGCTGCTCGGGGACAtggacagcagtggcagcctCAATGCCCAGGCCCTGCACCTGCTGGGCGACCACCTCCGTGCCAAGGCCGTGTTCCAG TTCGACGGCGAGTACCGGGGCGAGGACTGCACGGCCACGCTGACCCTGGGCAACCCCGACCTGCTGGGGGGCTCCG CCCCGAACTGGGTGACAACGCTCAACGTGGGCTATGGGGGCGCCCATGCCAGCTACTACCACCGGGCCAACGAGCAG gTGCAGGTGGGTGTGGAGCTGGAGGCCAACACGCGTTTGCAGGAGAGCACCTTCACCTTCGGCTACCAGCTCACCCTGCCCGGGGCCAACGCCGTCTTCAGAG ggctcctggacAGCAACTGGAGCGTGGGGGGTGTCCTGGAGAAGaagctgccgccgctgccggtgACGCTGGCGCTGGGAGCGTTCCTGAACCACTGCAGGAGCCGCTTCCACTGCGGCTTCACCGTCACCGTGGGATGA
- the LOC134429269 gene encoding mitochondrial import receptor subunit TOM40B-like isoform X2, with the protein MGNAEGRAPRRAQPRGNPGSFDELHRLCKEVFPPQMEGVKLIVTKTLSSHFQVTHTVHMSTLGPSGYRFNATFVGDRQLGPTEVFPMLLGDMDSSGSLNAQALHLLGDHLRAKAVFQFDGEYRGEDCTATLTLGNPDLLGGSVIVVAHFLQSVTARLVLGGELVYHRRPGEEGAILTLAGKYSAPNWVTTLNVGYGGAHASYYHRANEQVQVGVELEANTRLQESTFTFGYQLTLPGANAVFRGLLDSNWSVGGVLEKKLPPLPVTLALGAFLNHCRSRFHCGFTVTVG; encoded by the exons ATGGGCAACGCCGAGGGCCGGGCCCCGCGCCGGGCCCAGCCCCGCGGCAACCCCGGCAGCTTCGATGAGCTGCACCGGCTCTGCAAAG AGGTGTTCCCGCCGCAGATGGAGGGGGTGAAGCTGATCGTCACCAAGACCCTGAGCAGCCACTTCCAG gtgACACACACGGTGCACATGAGCACCCTGGGCCCCTCCGGCTACCGCTTCAACGCCACCTTCGTGGGGGACCGCCAGCTGGGGCCCACCGAG gtgttcccCATGCTGCTCGGGGACAtggacagcagtggcagcctCAATGCCCAGGCCCTGCACCTGCTGGGCGACCACCTCCGTGCCAAGGCCGTGTTCCAG TTCGACGGCGAGTACCGGGGCGAGGACTGCACGGCCACGCTGACCCTGGGCAACCCCGACCTGCTGGGGGGCTCCG TGATCGTGGTGGCACATTTCCTGCAGAGCGTCACCGCCCGCCTGGTGCTGGGCGGGGAGCTCGTGTACCACCGGCGGCCCGGCGAGGAGGGAGCCATCCTCACCCTGGCCGGGAAATACTCGG CCCCGAACTGGGTGACAACGCTCAACGTGGGCTATGGGGGCGCCCATGCCAGCTACTACCACCGGGCCAACGAGCAG gTGCAGGTGGGTGTGGAGCTGGAGGCCAACACGCGTTTGCAGGAGAGCACCTTCACCTTCGGCTACCAGCTCACCCTGCCCGGGGCCAACGCCGTCTTCAGAG ggctcctggacAGCAACTGGAGCGTGGGGGGTGTCCTGGAGAAGaagctgccgccgctgccggtgACGCTGGCGCTGGGAGCGTTCCTGAACCACTGCAGGAGCCGCTTCCACTGCGGCTTCACCGTCACCGTGGGATGA
- the LOC134429269 gene encoding mitochondrial import receptor subunit TOM40B-like isoform X3 → MGNAEGRAPRRAQPRGNPGSFDELHRLCKEVFPPQMEGVKLIVTKTLSSHFQVTHTVHMSTLGPSGYRFNATFVGDRQLGPTEVFPMLLGDMDSSGSLNAQALHLLGDHLRAKAVFQTHQAKFVTWQFDGEYRGEDCTATLTLGNPDLLGGSAPNWVTTLNVGYGGAHASYYHRANEQVQVGVELEANTRLQESTFTFGYQLTLPGANAVFRGLLDSNWSVGGVLEKKLPPLPVTLALGAFLNHCRSRFHCGFTVTVG, encoded by the exons ATGGGCAACGCCGAGGGCCGGGCCCCGCGCCGGGCCCAGCCCCGCGGCAACCCCGGCAGCTTCGATGAGCTGCACCGGCTCTGCAAAG AGGTGTTCCCGCCGCAGATGGAGGGGGTGAAGCTGATCGTCACCAAGACCCTGAGCAGCCACTTCCAG gtgACACACACGGTGCACATGAGCACCCTGGGCCCCTCCGGCTACCGCTTCAACGCCACCTTCGTGGGGGACCGCCAGCTGGGGCCCACCGAG gtgttcccCATGCTGCTCGGGGACAtggacagcagtggcagcctCAATGCCCAGGCCCTGCACCTGCTGGGCGACCACCTCCGTGCCAAGGCCGTGTTCCAG acaCACCAGGCCAAGTTTGTGACGTGGCAGTTCGACGGCGAGTACCGGGGCGAGGACTGCACGGCCACGCTGACCCTGGGCAACCCCGACCTGCTGGGGGGCTCCG CCCCGAACTGGGTGACAACGCTCAACGTGGGCTATGGGGGCGCCCATGCCAGCTACTACCACCGGGCCAACGAGCAG gTGCAGGTGGGTGTGGAGCTGGAGGCCAACACGCGTTTGCAGGAGAGCACCTTCACCTTCGGCTACCAGCTCACCCTGCCCGGGGCCAACGCCGTCTTCAGAG ggctcctggacAGCAACTGGAGCGTGGGGGGTGTCCTGGAGAAGaagctgccgccgctgccggtgACGCTGGCGCTGGGAGCGTTCCTGAACCACTGCAGGAGCCGCTTCCACTGCGGCTTCACCGTCACCGTGGGATGA
- the LOC134429269 gene encoding mitochondrial import receptor subunit TOM40B-like isoform X1, with amino-acid sequence MGNAEGRAPRRAQPRGNPGSFDELHRLCKEVFPPQMEGVKLIVTKTLSSHFQVTHTVHMSTLGPSGYRFNATFVGDRQLGPTEVFPMLLGDMDSSGSLNAQALHLLGDHLRAKAVFQTHQAKFVTWQFDGEYRGEDCTATLTLGNPDLLGGSVIVVAHFLQSVTARLVLGGELVYHRRPGEEGAILTLAGKYSAPNWVTTLNVGYGGAHASYYHRANEQVQVGVELEANTRLQESTFTFGYQLTLPGANAVFRGLLDSNWSVGGVLEKKLPPLPVTLALGAFLNHCRSRFHCGFTVTVG; translated from the exons ATGGGCAACGCCGAGGGCCGGGCCCCGCGCCGGGCCCAGCCCCGCGGCAACCCCGGCAGCTTCGATGAGCTGCACCGGCTCTGCAAAG AGGTGTTCCCGCCGCAGATGGAGGGGGTGAAGCTGATCGTCACCAAGACCCTGAGCAGCCACTTCCAG gtgACACACACGGTGCACATGAGCACCCTGGGCCCCTCCGGCTACCGCTTCAACGCCACCTTCGTGGGGGACCGCCAGCTGGGGCCCACCGAG gtgttcccCATGCTGCTCGGGGACAtggacagcagtggcagcctCAATGCCCAGGCCCTGCACCTGCTGGGCGACCACCTCCGTGCCAAGGCCGTGTTCCAG acaCACCAGGCCAAGTTTGTGACGTGGCAGTTCGACGGCGAGTACCGGGGCGAGGACTGCACGGCCACGCTGACCCTGGGCAACCCCGACCTGCTGGGGGGCTCCG TGATCGTGGTGGCACATTTCCTGCAGAGCGTCACCGCCCGCCTGGTGCTGGGCGGGGAGCTCGTGTACCACCGGCGGCCCGGCGAGGAGGGAGCCATCCTCACCCTGGCCGGGAAATACTCGG CCCCGAACTGGGTGACAACGCTCAACGTGGGCTATGGGGGCGCCCATGCCAGCTACTACCACCGGGCCAACGAGCAG gTGCAGGTGGGTGTGGAGCTGGAGGCCAACACGCGTTTGCAGGAGAGCACCTTCACCTTCGGCTACCAGCTCACCCTGCCCGGGGCCAACGCCGTCTTCAGAG ggctcctggacAGCAACTGGAGCGTGGGGGGTGTCCTGGAGAAGaagctgccgccgctgccggtgACGCTGGCGCTGGGAGCGTTCCTGAACCACTGCAGGAGCCGCTTCCACTGCGGCTTCACCGTCACCGTGGGATGA